In the genome of Triplophysa dalaica isolate WHDGS20190420 chromosome 17, ASM1584641v1, whole genome shotgun sequence, the window CTTTTGGTTGGTATAAGTGTATTTTCAAGATATTTTTCGTTGACGAAAAATCTTTCCCACGCCCCACACCTAGTCCTTAAAGTTGGAGAATGGGAGGAGCCATCAATTTGAGCCACCCCTACCAATGTCCAGACTGGCACCATTTTGCGGAATGAATTTCGATACTTTCGTTTTCATGAAAACAGGCTACACTAACGATTCTATTGCGGATTTAAGCGCTGCAGTCCTTTGGCAGATTTTGATTGTCATGCAGAATATGAGGTGGGTTTTGTCTTTATGGTTTTTCTTTCGTCTGTCGAACGCGTGAAATTATAAAATAGATTAATATAAGGCTTaaagaaaatactttattttacttttatatctATTTGATGAAATTCAGTTGTACTAGAGATGAACCTCCCGAAACAGAACTGGAAGAACTGGAATGCCACTTCACGTGGGATTTGAAAAAAGAAGATACAAACATCACTGATCATTTAACAAGACTGGAGCAGCATCGTGACTTATATCTGGGTCAGAAGTCAGGGACCGCACACACGCACAACTCTTTGGCATACGTCAAATATCTTTTGGGTTCTTATGAAGAAGCCCTTACAAATTTACAGAAGTCTgaggagatcactaaagattgTTATGGGGACAACTGCGATGAGAGACTCATTGTTACTTATGGAAATTTCGCTTGGTTACACTTTCACATGAAACAGTATGCTGAATGCAAAAGTTATCTGGACAAGTTGAAGAAGATCAGAGAACAAAAGCCACCAACTTCTGTTCTTTATACTGAGGTAGTTGGTGAGAAAGCCTGGGCCTTGTTTAAATTTTCACGAAAATATTATGACAGAGCTATAGAGTGTTTCAGAAAGGTGTTAGAGCTAGAGCCTGAAAGAGGTGAGTGGAATACTGGTTATGCCATTGTACTATATAGAACAGAAACTAAATGCACTAGTCCAGAAGATTCATCTGCAATTCAACAACTCAGACGGGCGATAGAAACAAACCCAGATAATGATGAAATAAAGCTTCTTTTAGCTCTG includes:
- the LOC130439045 gene encoding interferon-induced protein with tetratricopeptide repeats 1-like; protein product: MSRLAPFCGMNFDTFVFMKTGYTNDSIADLSAAVLWQILIVMQNMSCTRDEPPETELEELECHFTWDLKKEDTNITDHLTRLEQHRDLYLGQKSGTAHTHNSLAYVKYLLGSYEEALTNLQKSEEITKDCYGDNCDERLIVTYGNFAWLHFHMKQYAECKSYLDKLKKIREQKPPTSVLYTEVVGEKAWALFKFSRKYYDRAIECFRKVLELEPERGEWNTGYAIVLYRTETKCTSPEDSSAIQQLRRAIETNPDNDEIKLLLALKLAEFKLFDEAEDLVEKALDKSPDSPHVIRYVGKFLRNYGKSVDRSIGLLKRALDVTPNSAFIHHQLALCYKKEKEQFREPTESQRLRHLSISHFEKAVTLKAGFIVAMAQLAALYGEDGQIDRADEMFQTALFSAKEKNEGLQSLYLYYGEFQQYRKRCQQLAIKYYKDCLMMGPDTRDGKKGAKNLTKIANKRLSYNTNDTSALGIQEFIEQVTSGYQSTAEDCEHLLESTCNEK